One Leifsonia shinshuensis DNA window includes the following coding sequences:
- a CDS encoding ABC transporter ATP-binding protein, producing the protein MSESTDTPILQAVGLGKRYRVRGRRTVVAVDTFDLSLREGKTVALVGESGSGKSTVARLLSQLTLPTKGSVLLRGRRVRIRGSRARRRYVGDVQLLLQDPFASLNPAHTIHYQLARVLRLHGFRGGRAALESELESLLTTVRLLPPQQFLSKFPHELSGGQLQRVAIARTLAADPSVLLLDEPVSMLDVSIRLGILNLLASLKEQRNLASLYITHDIASARYFADEIVVMYRGHVVERGTAESVTQHPAHPYTQLLIESAPDPSRRGDNALISGGTGKGGGAASAGEQTGCPFARRCPFAMARCSAEMPGVSRVDDNGHEVRCWLNSDEQTERPELVASA; encoded by the coding sequence ATGAGCGAATCCACGGACACCCCGATCCTCCAAGCCGTCGGGCTGGGTAAGCGATACCGGGTCCGCGGCCGGCGGACCGTCGTCGCGGTCGACACCTTCGATCTCTCGCTGCGCGAGGGGAAGACCGTCGCGCTGGTCGGCGAATCCGGTTCGGGGAAATCGACGGTCGCGCGACTGCTCTCCCAGCTGACGCTGCCCACGAAGGGCTCCGTGCTGCTGCGCGGCCGACGCGTGCGCATCCGCGGCAGCAGGGCTCGTCGCCGCTATGTCGGCGACGTGCAGTTGCTGCTCCAGGACCCCTTCGCGTCGCTCAACCCGGCCCACACGATCCACTACCAGCTGGCGCGTGTGCTGCGACTGCACGGATTCAGAGGCGGCCGCGCGGCGCTGGAGAGCGAGCTGGAGAGCCTCCTGACCACGGTCCGCCTCCTCCCGCCGCAGCAGTTCCTGTCGAAGTTCCCGCACGAGCTCTCCGGCGGCCAGCTGCAGCGGGTCGCCATCGCGCGCACCCTCGCCGCCGATCCGTCGGTGCTGCTGCTGGACGAGCCGGTCTCGATGCTCGACGTGTCGATCCGGCTCGGCATCCTCAACCTGCTCGCCTCGCTGAAGGAGCAGCGGAACCTCGCGTCCTTGTACATCACGCACGACATCGCGTCGGCGCGCTACTTCGCGGACGAGATCGTCGTCATGTACCGCGGTCACGTCGTGGAGCGCGGCACCGCCGAGAGCGTGACCCAGCATCCGGCCCACCCGTACACGCAGCTCCTGATCGAGTCGGCCCCCGACCCGTCCAGGCGCGGCGACAACGCGCTGATCTCCGGTGGAACGGGGAAGGGCGGAGGCGCAGCCTCCGCGGGAGAGCAGACCGGATGCCCGTTCGCGCGGCGCTGTCCGTTCGCGATGGCGCGCTGCTCGGCCGAGATGCCCGGGGTCTCCCGGGTCGACGACAATGGACACGAAGTGCGGTGCTGGCTGAACTCCGACGAGCAGACGGAGCGGCCGGAACTCGTCGCCTCCGCCTAG
- a CDS encoding dipeptide/oligopeptide/nickel ABC transporter permease/ATP-binding protein: MTVTAAMPAVKAARRRVSKRQWMRSSKVIIGVSILMVFLILAVIGPWISPYNPSATSSDVLQGPSMQHLLGTTALGEDVFSQVLTGTRLSLEVGFLAAIISELIAIVIGVTAGFAGGFTDEFLSLFTNVFIVIPVLPLQILIIAYIGTSSWVLTAFVIAITAWSHGARKLRAQTLSIRNRDYVEAARNAGEPTWRIVWVEVLPNVSAIVTTNFLFSVLAGIIVQTGLAFLGLGDVTSWSWGAILHWSENGNAFLTGAWWWYVPPGICLALVGMGLAMINLGIDEVVNPRLRGVGQVRQGRARAKAAQAAQAAAAATTIPTVAPAQLQQARSSVVDPSKTILEISDLWVDYGSHDDPLHALRGIDLSLRRGEILGLAGESGSGKSTLGFAITRLLRSPGRVAKGSVTYYGRTGAKSEELDVLGASDEELRRFRWEETSVVFQAAMNSLNPVLTVRTQLEDTIKSHRPQLPKSARAERARELMELVGIDPSRLDSHPFELSGGQRQRVMIAMALALDPAVVILDEPTTSLDVVVQRDILRCIVDLQQRLDSSFIFITHDLSLLLEVADRIAVMYGGEIVELTTSEEIMDNPLHPYTKKLLQSFPTLRGPRKTLGTLSGAAPSLRSMPTGCAFHPRCPIAVEACKTIDPPLLAIRPDPDGAGATSWSEPSTDGERLVACTVVHEEYAAAEKVVNQ; this comes from the coding sequence ATGACCGTCACAGCTGCGATGCCCGCAGTCAAAGCCGCGCGCCGACGCGTGTCGAAGCGCCAGTGGATGCGATCGAGCAAGGTGATCATCGGCGTGAGCATCCTGATGGTCTTCCTCATCCTGGCCGTGATCGGCCCGTGGATCTCGCCGTACAACCCGTCGGCGACGAGCTCCGATGTGCTCCAGGGGCCGTCGATGCAGCATCTGCTCGGCACGACCGCGCTCGGCGAAGACGTCTTCTCCCAGGTGCTCACCGGCACGCGGCTGAGCCTGGAGGTCGGCTTCCTCGCGGCGATCATCAGCGAGCTGATCGCGATCGTCATCGGTGTCACCGCCGGATTCGCCGGCGGGTTCACCGACGAGTTCCTGTCCCTCTTCACGAACGTCTTCATCGTGATCCCGGTGCTGCCGCTCCAGATCCTGATCATCGCCTACATCGGGACCAGCAGCTGGGTGCTCACCGCGTTCGTCATCGCGATCACCGCGTGGTCGCACGGTGCGCGGAAGCTTCGAGCGCAGACGCTGTCCATCCGGAACCGCGATTACGTGGAGGCTGCGCGGAACGCCGGGGAGCCCACCTGGAGGATCGTCTGGGTCGAGGTGCTGCCGAACGTGTCGGCGATCGTGACGACCAACTTCCTCTTCAGCGTCCTGGCCGGCATCATCGTCCAGACCGGGCTCGCTTTTCTCGGCCTGGGCGACGTCACGAGCTGGAGCTGGGGTGCGATCCTGCACTGGTCGGAGAACGGTAACGCGTTCCTGACCGGAGCGTGGTGGTGGTACGTCCCGCCCGGGATCTGCCTTGCTCTGGTCGGCATGGGGCTGGCGATGATCAACCTCGGCATCGACGAGGTCGTCAACCCGCGGCTGCGCGGCGTCGGTCAGGTGCGGCAGGGCCGGGCGCGGGCGAAGGCGGCGCAGGCGGCGCAGGCGGCGGCCGCTGCGACGACCATCCCCACGGTCGCCCCCGCGCAGCTGCAGCAGGCGCGCTCGTCGGTTGTCGACCCGTCGAAGACGATCCTCGAGATATCCGACCTCTGGGTCGATTACGGCAGCCACGACGATCCCCTGCACGCGCTGCGCGGCATCGACCTGTCGCTGCGCCGCGGCGAGATCCTCGGCCTCGCAGGCGAGTCGGGCTCGGGCAAGTCGACGCTCGGTTTCGCCATCACCCGGCTGCTGCGGTCTCCCGGGCGCGTCGCCAAGGGGTCGGTGACGTACTACGGCCGGACCGGCGCGAAGAGCGAGGAGCTCGATGTTCTCGGCGCCTCCGACGAGGAGCTCCGGCGGTTCCGGTGGGAGGAGACGTCCGTCGTGTTCCAGGCGGCGATGAATTCGCTGAACCCGGTGCTGACCGTTCGGACGCAGCTCGAGGACACGATCAAGAGCCACCGGCCCCAGCTGCCGAAGTCCGCGCGCGCCGAGCGCGCCCGCGAGTTGATGGAGCTCGTGGGGATCGACCCCTCGCGGCTGGACTCCCACCCGTTCGAGCTCTCGGGCGGCCAGCGGCAGCGCGTGATGATCGCGATGGCGCTCGCGCTCGACCCGGCTGTCGTCATCCTCGACGAGCCGACGACTTCGCTGGACGTCGTCGTGCAGCGCGACATCCTCCGCTGCATCGTCGACCTTCAGCAGAGGCTGGACAGCTCGTTCATCTTCATCACGCACGATCTGTCACTCCTGCTCGAGGTCGCGGACCGCATCGCCGTGATGTACGGCGGTGAGATCGTCGAGCTCACGACCTCGGAGGAGATCATGGACAACCCCCTCCACCCGTACACGAAGAAGCTGCTCCAGTCGTTCCCGACGCTGCGCGGCCCGAGGAAGACGCTGGGGACCCTCAGCGGCGCTGCGCCGAGCCTGCGGAGCATGCCGACCGGCTGCGCCTTCCATCCGCGCTGTCCGATCGCCGTGGAGGCGTGCAAGACGATCGACCCGCCGCTGCTCGCGATCCGGCCGGATCCGGACGGGGCCGGCGCGACGAGCTGGTCGGAACCGTCGACGGACGGCGAACGCCTCGTGGCGTGCACCGTCGTGCACGAGGAGTACGCCGCAGCCGAGAAGGTGGTCAACCAATGA
- a CDS encoding glycerate kinase encodes MPSRIVVAPDSFKGSLTAAQAARAIAEGIRAEGGSHVVVERPIADGGEGTIDALVASGAQPHELVVPGALGADARARWASLAGTAYIEAAQGAGAHHVPDPGPRGCVRATSRGVGALISAALDAGYRDLVLTTGGTAVSDGGAGLLGALGLTAQPDGSLFSGGGALTDVRGVDVGALDPRLRDVRLRVALDVGNPLLGENGSAAVFAPQKGAGEREVALLEAGLAHWAGLFDGGRDAALLPGAGASGGIGFAALAVLGAQPVGGADVVLELMDFAADVRAADLVVVGEGSLDRQSLAGKAPVVAAGHAMSRGVPAVAIAGRVALDADELASRGIRASWSLAALSGSVDAAQAEPVRWLVEAGRRLAEWLPSLQRP; translated from the coding sequence ATGCCGTCCCGGATCGTCGTCGCGCCCGACTCGTTCAAGGGCTCGCTCACGGCCGCGCAGGCCGCCCGTGCCATCGCGGAGGGCATCCGCGCCGAGGGCGGGTCGCATGTCGTCGTCGAGCGCCCCATCGCCGACGGCGGCGAAGGCACGATCGACGCGCTCGTGGCCTCCGGCGCGCAGCCGCACGAGCTGGTCGTCCCCGGAGCCCTCGGCGCCGACGCCCGCGCACGTTGGGCGAGTCTGGCCGGGACCGCCTACATCGAGGCGGCACAGGGGGCAGGGGCGCACCATGTGCCGGACCCGGGCCCGCGCGGCTGCGTCCGCGCGACCAGCAGGGGCGTCGGTGCGCTCATCTCCGCCGCTCTGGACGCGGGGTACCGCGACCTCGTGCTCACGACGGGCGGGACCGCCGTCTCGGACGGCGGCGCCGGCCTGCTCGGCGCCCTGGGACTGACGGCCCAGCCCGACGGCAGCCTCTTCTCGGGCGGCGGAGCACTGACGGATGTCCGCGGCGTCGACGTCGGCGCGCTCGATCCACGCCTGCGGGACGTCCGGCTCCGGGTCGCGCTCGACGTCGGCAATCCGCTGCTCGGCGAGAACGGCTCTGCGGCGGTGTTCGCCCCGCAGAAGGGCGCGGGCGAGCGCGAGGTCGCCCTCCTGGAGGCGGGCCTCGCGCACTGGGCCGGCCTCTTCGACGGTGGTCGCGATGCCGCGCTCCTGCCCGGCGCGGGCGCCAGTGGCGGGATCGGCTTCGCGGCGCTCGCCGTCCTGGGCGCACAGCCGGTGGGCGGGGCCGACGTCGTGCTGGAGCTGATGGACTTCGCGGCGGACGTCCGGGCCGCCGATCTCGTCGTGGTCGGCGAGGGCTCCCTCGACCGTCAGAGCCTCGCAGGCAAGGCCCCGGTGGTCGCCGCCGGTCATGCCATGTCGCGGGGCGTGCCCGCGGTCGCGATCGCCGGGCGGGTGGCGCTGGACGCGGACGAGCTCGCCTCGCGCGGTATCCGGGCGTCCTGGAGCCTGGCGGCCCTCTCCGGCAGCGTCGACGCGGCGCAGGCCGAACCGGTGCGCTGGCTGGTGGAGGCCGGCCGGCGGCTGGCGGAGTGGCTGCCGTCGCTGCAGCGGCCGTGA
- a CDS encoding ABC transporter permease → MRFFARRLAFYVFTAWAAVTINFLLPRLMPGDPVQAVMERFSGQLSPDATAALATAFGLDKNQSLWSQYIDYWSNLLHGDLGLSFTYFPTPVFQVIAGALPWTIALMGISTLIAGGIGTLLGVMAGWKRGGWMDSLLPIGALLRGVPHFWIGLVLVSVVALGLGWFPVSGGYDPSTTPGWNPEFILSVLQHAVLPALTIVIGSLAGHMLLQRNMMVTTLSEDYVVVAQAKGLSSRRVMTNYAARNAILPAVAGFAMELGLVVSGSLLVEKVFSYPGIGYVLYQAVSNQDYPLLQAILLVTTLAVLAANFLADIAFFALDPRTRNA, encoded by the coding sequence ATGCGCTTTTTCGCTCGGCGCTTGGCGTTCTACGTCTTCACGGCGTGGGCGGCCGTGACGATCAATTTCCTGCTGCCCCGGCTGATGCCCGGCGATCCGGTACAAGCGGTGATGGAGCGGTTCAGCGGACAGCTGTCGCCCGACGCCACTGCAGCACTGGCCACCGCGTTCGGCCTGGACAAGAATCAGAGCCTCTGGAGCCAATACATCGACTACTGGTCGAATCTGCTCCACGGCGATCTCGGTCTCTCGTTCACCTACTTCCCGACCCCCGTCTTCCAGGTGATCGCCGGTGCGCTCCCCTGGACGATCGCCCTCATGGGGATCTCCACCCTCATCGCCGGAGGGATCGGGACGCTGCTGGGTGTGATGGCCGGCTGGAAGCGCGGCGGCTGGATGGACTCGCTCCTTCCCATCGGCGCCCTGCTCCGCGGCGTACCGCACTTCTGGATCGGCCTCGTCCTCGTCTCCGTCGTCGCCCTCGGCCTCGGCTGGTTCCCGGTCAGCGGCGGGTACGACCCGAGCACGACCCCGGGCTGGAACCCGGAGTTCATCCTGTCCGTCCTGCAGCACGCTGTGCTTCCGGCGCTGACGATCGTGATCGGCTCGCTCGCCGGGCACATGCTCCTCCAGCGCAACATGATGGTCACCACGCTCTCCGAGGACTACGTCGTCGTCGCCCAGGCCAAGGGCCTGTCCTCCCGTCGTGTGATGACGAACTACGCGGCCCGCAACGCGATCCTCCCCGCCGTCGCCGGCTTCGCGATGGAGCTCGGGCTGGTCGTCAGCGGCTCGCTCCTCGTGGAGAAGGTCTTCTCGTATCCGGGAATCGGATACGTCCTCTACCAAGCGGTGAGCAACCAGGACTACCCCCTCCTGCAGGCCATCCTGCTCGTCACCACCCTCGCGGTGCTCGCGGCCAACTTCCTGGCCGACATCGCATTCTTCGCACTCGACCCCCGAACCCGGAACGCGTAG
- a CDS encoding TauD/TfdA family dioxygenase, whose translation MVAFSESAKQALNEGRPFDQAVVEFRDAVFSSPSWIDHGLAVVDDVPVDGDTASTHDTAVTISQLLGRLLPQDGDGALVREVRYRGKQLGEGATGRYSDSKDGGSFHTDGPHRPDTAPEWFALLCVRQAKSGGGLILVLASQIIERLDAGTAAVLQQPFLFDQREEGAAPVARPVLQQDADGEWRVNYLREYIELGHRHPDGTPLTSAQRDALDRFDAVIAELVEAPDRIEIKLEPGQYALIDNRRLLHGRTAFGDDPTDLDRLMIRTWIRPSQLEAAA comes from the coding sequence ATGGTGGCATTCTCCGAGTCTGCGAAGCAGGCTCTGAACGAGGGCAGGCCGTTCGATCAGGCCGTGGTGGAGTTCCGCGACGCCGTCTTCTCGTCGCCGTCGTGGATCGACCACGGCCTGGCCGTGGTCGACGACGTCCCCGTGGACGGCGACACGGCCTCCACGCACGACACCGCTGTGACGATCTCGCAGCTCCTGGGCAGGCTCCTGCCGCAGGACGGCGACGGTGCGCTGGTGCGCGAAGTGCGCTACCGGGGCAAGCAGCTCGGTGAGGGCGCGACCGGCCGGTACTCCGACAGCAAGGACGGCGGCAGCTTCCACACCGACGGGCCCCACCGCCCCGACACCGCGCCGGAGTGGTTCGCACTCCTCTGCGTGCGCCAGGCGAAGTCGGGAGGCGGACTCATCCTGGTGCTCGCCTCGCAGATCATCGAGCGACTGGACGCCGGCACGGCTGCCGTGCTCCAGCAGCCGTTCCTCTTCGACCAGCGCGAAGAGGGCGCGGCGCCCGTCGCACGACCGGTGCTCCAGCAGGACGCCGATGGCGAGTGGCGCGTGAACTACCTGCGCGAGTACATCGAGCTCGGCCACCGCCACCCGGACGGAACTCCCCTCACGTCCGCTCAGCGGGACGCGCTCGACCGGTTCGACGCGGTGATCGCCGAACTCGTGGAGGCGCCGGACCGGATCGAGATCAAGCTCGAGCCGGGCCAGTACGCCCTGATCGACAACCGGCGCCTGCTGCACGGCCGGACGGCCTTCGGTGACGATCCGACCGACCTCGATCGACTGATGATCCGCACCTGGATCCGTCCGTCCCAGCTGGAGGCGGCCGCCTGA
- a CDS encoding ABC transporter substrate-binding protein, translating into MADTTSTLTPVKLGSKASWIAYLADALGYFEEAGLDVTLLDKPTIKELEAAGERIDVQVNWLQHAVYGTANGKPQLAVMMLHDATGITIMVADGAKDQITSAADFAGKRIAEGASHSSKGILTNYLATKAGLPSGSYTPVYAALDGRREAVAQALQDDSVDVLTFMEPMTTFVRNSDKVSVLYDFGTRESTLAELGLVWPAESLLVNPDYRRENPDTVQKLVDAFVKTMEYIHASSPEEVAGQLRGTLLAGKSDAEAVEAIAKRWPTLSHDYDFQRESVQLVIDAIQAAPFDDSASGQTRAKSKEIQIDPETLYDNSFVVNALQPLAQGL; encoded by the coding sequence ATGGCTGACACAACATCCACACTCACGCCGGTCAAGCTCGGGTCGAAAGCATCCTGGATCGCGTACCTCGCAGACGCGCTCGGCTACTTCGAGGAGGCGGGACTCGACGTCACCCTCCTGGACAAGCCGACCATCAAGGAGCTCGAGGCCGCGGGCGAGCGGATCGACGTCCAGGTCAACTGGCTGCAGCACGCGGTCTACGGCACGGCCAACGGCAAGCCGCAGCTCGCGGTCATGATGCTCCACGACGCGACCGGCATCACGATCATGGTCGCGGACGGGGCGAAGGACCAGATCACGTCGGCCGCCGACTTCGCGGGCAAGCGGATCGCCGAAGGCGCGAGCCACTCCTCCAAGGGCATCCTCACCAACTACCTCGCCACCAAGGCCGGTCTCCCGAGCGGCAGCTACACGCCGGTCTACGCAGCCCTCGACGGACGGCGTGAGGCGGTCGCGCAGGCGCTGCAGGACGACAGCGTCGACGTGCTCACCTTCATGGAGCCGATGACGACCTTCGTCCGCAACAGCGACAAGGTCTCGGTGCTCTACGACTTCGGCACCCGTGAGAGCACCCTGGCCGAACTCGGGCTCGTCTGGCCGGCGGAGTCGCTGCTGGTGAACCCGGACTACCGCCGCGAGAACCCCGACACGGTGCAGAAGCTCGTCGACGCGTTCGTGAAGACCATGGAGTACATCCACGCCAGCTCTCCGGAGGAGGTCGCCGGACAGCTGCGCGGCACGCTCCTGGCGGGCAAGTCCGACGCCGAGGCGGTCGAAGCCATCGCCAAGCGCTGGCCCACCCTCTCGCACGACTACGACTTCCAGCGGGAGTCCGTGCAGCTCGTCATCGACGCGATCCAGGCGGCGCCGTTCGACGACTCCGCAAGCGGGCAGACCCGCGCGAAGTCGAAGGAGATCCAGATCGATCCCGAGACGCTCTACGACAACTCGTTCGTCGTGAACGCGCTGCAGCCGCTCGCGCAGGGCCTCTGA
- a CDS encoding iron-containing alcohol dehydrogenase, whose protein sequence is MSSPEVHRLLAEAAARGAAPALEAGFGAAGLLDPRALTAAGPVLLVASERAVRNIPLAADLLAAGASHYGRTHPNPTTDDVIALSALIEQFRPRTIVAIGGGSTIDLAKAARLLCPDRLSIDAGLRGDTSSMRADPPEVIAVPTLAGTGAEVTPFATLYRNRRKVSLDAPAVRPERAVLDGSLVLSAPPEHSVPALLDALCHAVEAGWSRARTPESKRAAVVAREALVAHLSAPLAVRDVHQAQELLSATTLAGTAIAVSRTTAAHAFSYHLTAEYGIPHGFACAMSMSWVEKHLADRRPGICSPKVRAAAEAIRRVLARAEVDGLVESPRLSGGRLEAYIDAGLSTQTRLSGHPVRIDRDSARRFVMWDGFLTYPRGNAVASAHLLDSYA, encoded by the coding sequence ATGTCCTCGCCTGAAGTCCACCGGCTGCTTGCGGAGGCGGCGGCGCGCGGCGCGGCGCCCGCCCTCGAGGCCGGCTTCGGCGCCGCCGGCCTGCTCGACCCGCGCGCACTGACCGCGGCAGGGCCGGTGCTGCTGGTGGCGAGCGAACGCGCGGTCAGGAACATCCCGCTCGCCGCCGACCTGCTCGCTGCCGGGGCGTCGCACTACGGGCGAACGCACCCGAACCCGACGACCGACGATGTCATCGCGCTGTCGGCGCTCATCGAGCAGTTCCGGCCGCGGACGATCGTGGCCATCGGCGGCGGTTCGACGATCGACCTCGCCAAGGCCGCGCGCCTTCTGTGCCCCGATCGGCTGTCCATCGACGCGGGCCTGCGCGGCGACACGTCGTCCATGCGTGCGGATCCACCCGAAGTGATCGCGGTCCCCACCCTGGCCGGCACGGGAGCGGAGGTCACCCCGTTCGCCACGCTCTACCGGAACCGGCGCAAAGTCTCGCTCGACGCCCCGGCGGTGAGGCCGGAACGGGCGGTCCTCGACGGCTCCCTCGTGCTCAGCGCGCCCCCGGAGCACAGCGTTCCCGCGCTCCTCGACGCGCTCTGCCACGCCGTCGAAGCGGGGTGGAGCAGGGCGAGGACGCCGGAGAGCAAGCGCGCCGCCGTCGTCGCCCGGGAAGCCCTCGTGGCCCATCTGTCGGCGCCGCTCGCGGTCCGTGACGTGCACCAGGCGCAGGAGCTGCTCTCGGCGACCACACTGGCGGGCACCGCCATCGCGGTCAGCCGGACGACGGCGGCGCACGCGTTCTCGTACCATCTGACGGCCGAGTACGGGATCCCGCACGGCTTCGCGTGCGCGATGAGCATGTCGTGGGTGGAGAAGCATCTCGCCGATCGGCGTCCCGGGATCTGCAGCCCGAAGGTCAGGGCGGCCGCGGAGGCCATCCGACGGGTGCTCGCCCGTGCGGAGGTCGACGGGCTGGTGGAGTCGCCGCGATTGTCCGGCGGCCGGCTCGAGGCGTACATCGACGCCGGGCTGTCCACCCAGACCAGACTGTCGGGTCATCCGGTCCGCATCGACCGGGACAGCGCACGTCGTTTCGTCATGTGGGACGGATTCCTGACCTATCCTCGGGGAAATGCCGTTGCATCGGCGCATTTGCTTGACAGCTATGCGTGA